From a region of the Salvelinus alpinus chromosome 2, SLU_Salpinus.1, whole genome shotgun sequence genome:
- the LOC139567884 gene encoding uncharacterized protein isoform X2, protein MAVMIGIAFRVFWLCCLLIGGITCSTSSDGYSAPGSHAAWLDAGSLRSKGYGNYNSPTAPLEAQLTEEQQKHLAAILQKQLAPMPQGPQKMWYPVQMTQQEKQPAAMIQQQTLPASYPKQPQAVLYPAQIPWNQPATVLQHQKEQASIPQLPQQVWYTVQIPQQQKQPATGPQQQKELTTMPQKQPAPMPPPQKQPATMHQQVWHPAQLPQQQKQPATEPHQQKEPAVLTQQPQQVLHPAQMLLKKLTAMPQQVWNPAQKPQQRKQLAAEPLQQIELTAMLQPQQVWHPAQFPQEQPVPMRQLQNELTAIPPHLWQSAQMPQQNKQPAAMLQQVWQPAPIPKQPHDVWYPAKMVQKQATMPQQEWHPAQNPQKQPALMLLPQKELTAIPQQPQQMWYPAQMPQKQPTAEPQQQKQLTALAQQVWSPAQMPQLHKQPAAEPQQQELHPVHMPQQQQKPATIPQQQPTAMPQQAWYPAQKPQLQKQPAAEPQQKIEPTAMPQLPQEVWHPAQFPQEQKQPAPMPLPQKELTAIPQQPRQVWYPAQMPQKQPNVLAQQVWTSAQCPQQQKEPATITWEELHPVHMPQQQQEPANIPQQVRYSAQMPQKYLASMPLPQKELTAMPQQEWHPAQNPQQQKQPALMLLPQKELTAIPQQPQQMWYPAQMPQKQPTAEPQQQKQLTALAQQVWSPAQMPQKHLASMLLPQKQLTTMPQQEMYPAQMPQQQLTPMPILQEQPTAILQQAWYPSQMPQQQKQLATMQQKQPAPMPQPQKQLTTMPQQEMYPAQMPQQQLTPKPILQEQPTAIPQQVWHPAQMHQQQNQPATEPQQQIQSTAMPQPPQQVWHPAQFPQEQKQPAPMHLPQKELTAIPQQLWQSAQMPQQHKQPAAMLQQVWHLAQKPHDVWYPGRMVHKQQVAALTAMPQTHQQVWHPAQFPQQQKQTASTPLPQKQLTDMPQQECQPGQIPQKQPAAEPQQNQLATIHQQVRNPAQRSQQRKQHTAVPQQQLTPMPQQLWHVAQMPQKQLAPMSQQKHYESTEDSPSASSQASIVEQSGVIPIYSYRSESHYKNGRTVFSQTRYTPREAMPVDSGNAPKDSYVGIGAPSIYPPLVKLSARKM, encoded by the exons ATGGCCGTGATGATTGGAATCGCTTTCAG AGTTTTTTGGCTTTGTTGCCTGCTAATTGGCGGGATAACCTGTTCTACATCAA GTGATGGGTATTCTGCACCAGGTTCTCATGCAGCATGGCTTGATGCAGGCTCACTTAGGTCTAAAGGATATGGTAATTACAACTCTCCAACAGCTCCCTTAGAAGCGCAGCTGACCGAAGAGCAACAGAAACATCTGGCCGCCATCCTGCAAAAGCAACTAGCCCCCATGCCCCAGGGACCTCAGAAAATGTGGTATCCAGTTCAAATGACCCAGCAGGAAAAACAACCGGCCGCCATGATCCAACAGCAGACTCTACCGGCCAGTTATCCTAAGCAGCCTCAAGCAGTGTTGTATCCAGCTCAAATACCCTGGAATCAACCAGCTACTGTACTTCAGCATCAGAAGGAACAGGCCTCCATACCCCAGCTACCTCAGCAAGTGTGGTATACAGTTCAAATTCCCCAGCAGCAAAAGCAACCAGCTACTGGTCCTCAGCAGCAGAAGGAACTGACCACCATGCCCCAGAAGCAACCAGCCCCAATGCCTCCACCGCAGAAGCAACCGGCCACCATGcaccagcaagtgtggcatccagctcaattGCCCCAGCAGCAAAAGCAACCAGCTACTGAACCTCACCAGCAGAAAGAACCGGCCGTCTTAACCCAGCAACCTCAGCAAGTGttgcatccagctcaaatgctgcTGAAGAAACTGACTGCCATGCCCCAGCAAGTGTGGAATCCAGCTCAAAAGCCCCAGCAGCGGAAGCAACTGGCCGCTGAACCTCTGCAGCAGATTGAACTGACCGCCATGCTCCAGCctcagcaagtgtggcatccagctcaattTCCCCAGGAGCAACCAGTCCCTATGCGTCAACTGCAGAATGAACTGACCGCCATTCCACCACACCTGTGGCAATCCGCTCAAATGCCCCAGCAGAATAAGCAACCGGCTGCCATGCTTCAGCAAGTGTGGCAACCGGCCCCTATTCCCAAGCAGCCTCATGACGTGTGGTATCCAGCTAAAATGGTCCAGAAGCAAGCCACCATGCCTCAGCAAgagtggcatccagctcaaaatCCCCAGAAGCAACCAGCCCTAATGCTTTTACCGCAGAAGGAACTGACCGCCATACCCCAGCAACCTCAGCAAATGTggtatccagctcaaatgccccagAAGCAACCAACCGCTGAACCTCAGCAGCAGAAGCAACTGACCGCCTTGGCACAGCAAGTGTGGTctccagctcaaatgccccagCTGCACAAGCAACCGGCTGCTGAACCTCAGCAGCAGGAGTTGCATCCTGTGCACATGCCCCAGCAGCAACAGAAACCGGCCACCATACCACAGCAGCAACCGACCGCCATGCCCCAGCAAGCATGGTATCCAGCTCAAAAACCCCAGCTGCAGAAGCAACCGGCCGCTGAACCTCAGCAGAAAATTGAACCTACCGCCATGCCCCAGCTACCTCAGGAAGTGTGGCATCCAGCGCAATTTCCCCAGGAGCAAAAGCAACCAGCCCCAATGCCTTTACCGCAGAAGGAACTGACTGCCATACCCCAGCAACCTCGGCAAGTGTggtatccagctcaaatgccccagAAGCAACCTAACGTTTTGGCCCAGCAAGTGTGGACCTCAGCTCAATGTCCCCAGCAGCAGAAGGAACCGGCCACCATAACGTGGGAAGAGTTGCATCCTGTGCACATGCCCCAGCAGCAACAGGAACCGGCCAACATACCCCAGCAAGTGAGGTATTCAGCTCAAATGCCCCAGAAGTATCTGGCCTCCATGCCTCTGCCGCAGAAGGAACTGACCGCCATGCCTCAGCAAgagtggcatccagctcaaaatCCCCAGCAGCAGAAGCAACCAGCCCTAATGCTTTTACCGCAGAAGGAACTGACCGCCATACCCCAGCAACCTCAGCAAATGTggtatccagctcaaatgccccagAAGCAACCAACCGCTGAACCTCAGCAGCAGAAGCAACTGACCGCCTTGGCCCAGCAAGTGTGGTctccagctcaaatgccccagAAGCATCTGGCCTCCATGCTTCTGCCGCAGAAGCAACTGACCACTATGCCCCAGCAAGAGATgtatccagctcaaatgccccagCAGCAACTGACCCCAATGCCTATACTGCAGGAACAACCAACAGCTATACTCCAGCAAGCATGGTATCCATCTCAAATGCCCCAGCAGCAGAAACAACTGGCCACCATGCAGCAGAAGCAACCAGCCCCAATGCCTCAACCGCAGAAGCAACTGACCACTATGCCCCAGCAAGAGATGTATCCAGCCCAAATGCCCCAGCAGCAACTGACCCCAAAGCCTATACTGCAGGAACAACCAACAGCTATaccccagcaagtgtggcatccagctcaaatgcatcAGCAGCAAAATCAACCAGCTACTGAACCTCAGCAGCAAATTCAATCGACCGCCATGCCCCAGCcaccccagcaagtgtggcatccagctcaattTCCCCAGGAGCAGAAGCAACCAGCCCCTATGCATCTACCGCAGAAGGAACTGACTGCCATACCCCAACAACTGTGGCAATCCGCTCAAATGCCCCAGCAGCATAAGCAACCGGCTGCCATGCTTCAGCAAGTGTGGCATTTGGCGCAGAAGCCTCACGACGTGTGGTATCCAGGTAGAATGGTCCATAAGCAACAAGTCGCTGCACTGACCGCCATGCCGCAGACGCatcagcaagtgtggcatccagctcaattTCCCCAGCAGCAGAAGCAAACGGCCTCCACGCCTCTACCGCAGAAGCAACTGACCGACATGCCTCAGCAAGAGTGCCAACCAGGTCAAATACCGCAGAAGCAACCGGCTGCTGAACCGCAGCAGAACCAACTGGCCACCATACACCAGCAAGTGAGGAATCCAGCTCAAAGATCCCAGCAGCGGAAGCAACACACTGCCGTGCCACAGCAGCAACTGACCCCCATGCCTCAGCAATTATGGCATGTAGCTCAAATGCCACAGAAACAACTGGCCCCAATGTCTCAGCAGAAGCACTACGAGAGCACTGAAGATAGTCCCTCTGCTAGTTCTCAGGCCAGCATTGTTGAACAGTCGGGTGTCATCCCAATCTATTCCTACCGTTCCGAATCGCACTACAAGAATGGCAGAACTGTCTTCTCCCAAACCCGCTACACTCCTAGGGAGGCTATGCCTGTTGACAGTGGAAATGCTCCCAAGGACAGTTATGTTGGCATTGGTGCACCAAGCATATATCCACCACTAGTGAAGCTTTCTGCAAG GAAAATGTAA